Genomic segment of uncultured Desulfobacter sp.:
AATGTGATCGTGGGCATAGCCGAGTTTATCAAGCACCGGCTGGGTGAACTTGATCATGATAGGGGGACCGCAGACAATAGCGTATGTATTGTCATCTGCAGGGGGCGCTTTTTCTCCGGCAATATTGGGTACAAAGCCGACATTATACTTCCAGTCGGGATCATCCGTGGAGTCCACGGTGATGTGCATTTTTATATCGCCGGCAGCTTCCCAGGCTTTGAGCTCGTCTTGATAGAGCAACAGGCCTGGAGATCTTGCGCCGTAGATGACGTTGATTTCACCGAATTTGTCACGGTTTTCCAGCATGTAAACGATGGATGATCTCAGGGTGGTGAATGCAAACCCGCCGCCGATGATGACCACGTTTTTGCCTTCAAGGGTCTCCCATGGATAGCTGTTGCCCAGGGGGCCGCGGATACCCATGACGTCTCCGACCTTCATATTGTGTAAATACTGG
This window contains:
- a CDS encoding FAD/NAD(P)-binding protein produces the protein MQNPYLPYPVRIDEIITETEDKNLKTFKFVFINPEDEEKFSYKAGQFAELSVTGKGEIPIGIASSPTEKGFVKFTVNKTGMVTQYLHNMKVGDVMGIRGPLGNSYPWETLEGKNVVIIGGGFAFTTLRSSIVYMLENRDKFGEINVIYGARSPGLLLYQDELKAWEAAGDIKMHITVDSTDDPDWKYNVGFVPNIAGEKAPPADDNTYAIVCGPPIMIKFTQPVLDKLGYAHDHIINSLEKRMKCGIGICGRCNLGDKFVCKDGPVFTLEELNALPNE